The Panicum virgatum strain AP13 chromosome 5K, P.virgatum_v5, whole genome shotgun sequence genome has a window encoding:
- the LOC120709453 gene encoding putative nuclease HARBI1 isoform X1, with the protein MEASLRDPRRCYENFRMNSETFHKPFHKLHTILVVNHGLQSTQEFGSIEALGMFLWACGHKQCMRQVKERLRRALGTVSQKFGEVLRAMVSFADTVIMPKDPTYSTVHPALRTYSPLFDGCIGAIDGTHVPVCVSRRSHDDYLNMKGWPSQNVLAVVDFDMRFTFVGVGMAGAVHDMAVLREGWTARTFPHPPSGRYYLVDSGYAKERGYLGPHRHNRYWKKEFKYRGPEHLQELFNYHHSKLRNVVERTFGVAKNKWQMLKGMPNYPTEKQCGIIVSCFALHNFVRDENAWPSTAGPMLVRPLSEYSNQWVESNAEDDMATLRDWITTGLGVMGFGYVSLKKDSDFDVGKI; encoded by the exons ATGGAAGCTAGTTTGAGGGACCCAAGGAGATGCTATGAGAATTTCC GTATGAACAGCGAGACATTCCATAAGCCATTCCATAAGCTGCATACAATTCTAGTTGTCAACCATGGGTTGCAGTCCACTCAAGAGTTCGGGTCCATAGAGGCTTTAGGCATGTTCCTATGGGCATGCGGGCACAAGCAATGCATGCGACAGGTGAAAGAAAGACTTCGTAGGGCATTGGGAACAGTAAGCCAGAAGTTCGGGGAAGTGCTGCGTGCTATGGTGTCGTTTGCAGATACAGTTATTATGCCAAAGGATCCTACTTATAGCACAGTGCATCCGGCTTTGCGGACGTACTCACCTTTGTTCGACGGATGCATAGGCGCTATAGATGGAACACACGTACCTGTGTGTGTCTCTCGGAGGTCACATGATGATTACCTCAACATGAAAGGTTGGCCAAGCCAGAATGTTTTAGCTGTAGTTGACTTTGACATGAGGTTCACATTTGTTGGAGTGGGGATGGCGGGAGCTGTGCACGACATGGCGGTGCTAAGGGAGGGGTGGACGGCTCGAACATTCCCTCACCCACCATCAG GAAGATATTATTTGGTGGACTCAGGGTATGCCAAAGAGCGTGGGTATTTGGGACCGCATCGCCACAACAGGTACTGGAAGAAGGAGTTCAAATATAGGGGTCCTGAGCATTTGCAAGAGTTGTTTAACTACCATCATTCGAAACTGCGTAATGTGGTTGAAAGGACATTTGGGGTCGCCAAAAATAAGTGGCAAATGTTGAAAGGTATGCCAAACTATCCTACGgagaagcaatgtggaattattgtGTCATGTTTTGCACTGCATAACTTTGTACGGGATGAGAATGCATGGCCATCGACAGCCGGTCCGATGCTGGTACGTCCACTAAGTGAGTATTCTAATCAGTGGGTTGAGTCAAATGCGGAAGATGACATGGCAACTCTCCGTGATTGGATTACTACTGGACTTGGAGTAATGGGGTTCGGGTATGTGAGTTTAAAAAAAGATTCAGATTTTGATGTTGGTAAAATTTGA
- the LOC120709453 gene encoding putative nuclease HARBI1 isoform X2, producing MEASLRDPRRCYENFRMNSETFHKPFHKLHTILVVNHGLQSTQEFGSIEALGMFLWACGHKQCMRQVKERLRRALGTVSQKFGEVLRAMVSFADTVIMPKDPTYSTVHPALRTYSPLFDGCIGAIDGTHVPVCVSRRSHDDYLNMKGWPSQNVLAVVDFDMRFTFVGVGMAGAVHDMAVLREGWTARTFPHPPSGRYYLVDSGYAKERGYLGPHRHNRYWKKEFKYRGPEHLQELFNYHHSKLRNVVERTFGVAKNKWQMLKGMPNYPTEKQCGIIVSCFALHNFVRDENAWPSTAGPMLVRPLSEYSNQWVESNAEDDMATLRDWITTGLGVMGFGLR from the exons ATGGAAGCTAGTTTGAGGGACCCAAGGAGATGCTATGAGAATTTCC GTATGAACAGCGAGACATTCCATAAGCCATTCCATAAGCTGCATACAATTCTAGTTGTCAACCATGGGTTGCAGTCCACTCAAGAGTTCGGGTCCATAGAGGCTTTAGGCATGTTCCTATGGGCATGCGGGCACAAGCAATGCATGCGACAGGTGAAAGAAAGACTTCGTAGGGCATTGGGAACAGTAAGCCAGAAGTTCGGGGAAGTGCTGCGTGCTATGGTGTCGTTTGCAGATACAGTTATTATGCCAAAGGATCCTACTTATAGCACAGTGCATCCGGCTTTGCGGACGTACTCACCTTTGTTCGACGGATGCATAGGCGCTATAGATGGAACACACGTACCTGTGTGTGTCTCTCGGAGGTCACATGATGATTACCTCAACATGAAAGGTTGGCCAAGCCAGAATGTTTTAGCTGTAGTTGACTTTGACATGAGGTTCACATTTGTTGGAGTGGGGATGGCGGGAGCTGTGCACGACATGGCGGTGCTAAGGGAGGGGTGGACGGCTCGAACATTCCCTCACCCACCATCAG GAAGATATTATTTGGTGGACTCAGGGTATGCCAAAGAGCGTGGGTATTTGGGACCGCATCGCCACAACAGGTACTGGAAGAAGGAGTTCAAATATAGGGGTCCTGAGCATTTGCAAGAGTTGTTTAACTACCATCATTCGAAACTGCGTAATGTGGTTGAAAGGACATTTGGGGTCGCCAAAAATAAGTGGCAAATGTTGAAAGGTATGCCAAACTATCCTACGgagaagcaatgtggaattattgtGTCATGTTTTGCACTGCATAACTTTGTACGGGATGAGAATGCATGGCCATCGACAGCCGGTCCGATGCTGGTACGTCCACTAAGTGAGTATTCTAATCAGTGGGTTGAGTCAAATGCGGAAGATGACATGGCAACTCTCCGTGATTGGATTACTACTGGACTTGGAGTAATGGGGTTCGG GCTCAGATGA